A region from the Mustela erminea isolate mMusErm1 chromosome 10, mMusErm1.Pri, whole genome shotgun sequence genome encodes:
- the CEP85 gene encoding centrosomal protein of 85 kDa isoform X4, with product MTRNGDLGAMKRSPGLSRDFTYLCGATGENGIEQSWFPTVGHEREEEVRKFDIPNMESTLNQSAMMETLYSDPHYQVHFHNPRADTNKELYKVLPETKKAPGSGVVCERNGPHPNSSGVLPLGLQPAPGFSKPLPSQVWQPNPDPWHPRERSCELSTCRQQLEMIRLQMEQMQLQNGAICHHPAAFAPSLPTLEPAQWISILNSNEHLLKEKELLIDKQRKHISQLEQKVRESELQVHSALLGRPAPFGDVCLLRLQELQRENTFLRAQFAQKTEALNKEKIELEKKLSASEVEIQLIRESLKVALQKHSEEGKKQEERVKGRDKHINNLKKKCQKESEQNREKQQRIETLERYLADLPTLEDHRKQSQQLKDSELKSTELQERVTELESLLEETQAACREKEVQLESLRQKGAEFSTRHSLQDKQSVEEASGEGPAQQGEGPKVEMESWQKECDSLRKIVEKQQQKMDQLRLQVQTLEQEVAQEEGTSQALKEEAQRRETALQQLRTAVKELSVQNQDLIEKNLTLQEHLRQAQPGSPSSPDTAQLAFELHHELASCLQDLQAVCSIVTQRAQGHDPNLSLLLGIHSAHHPGTQLDLQKPDVIKRKLEEVQQLRRDIEDLRTTMSDRYAQDMGENCVTQ from the exons ATGACAAGAAATGGAGACCTTGGTGCAATGAAACGTTCTCCTGGCCTGTCTAGAGATTTCACTTATCTTTGTGGTGCTACTGGAGAAAATGGAATTGAGCAGTCCTGGTTTCCAACAGTGGGccatgaaagagaagaagaggtgAGGAAGTTTGATATTCCCAATATGGAGTCTACCCTAAATCAGTCAGCAATGATGGAGACACTTTATTCTGATCCCCACTACCAAGTCCACTTTCACAACCCAAGAGCTGACACGAACAAGGAGTTATACAAAGTGTTGCCTGAGACCAAGAAGGCACCGGGCAGTGGGGTGGTATGTGAGCGGAATGGACCTCACCCTAATAGCAGTGGAGTGCTCCCTTTGGGACTCCAACCTGCTCCTGGCTTCTCCAAGCCTCTACCCTCTCAGGTATGGCAGCCGAACCCTGACCCTTGGCACCCACGTGAGCGATCTTGTGAGCTCAGCACCTGTCGGCAGCAGCTGGAGATGATCCGTTTACAGATGGAACAAATGCAG CTTCAGAATGGAGCCATCTGCCACCATCCTGCTGCTTTTGCTCCATCATTGCCCACATTAGAACCAGCGCAGTGGATCAGCATCTTAAACAGTAATGAACACCTTCTGAAGGAAAAGGAGCTCCTCATTGACAA GCAGAGGAAACATATCTCTCAGCTGGAGCAGAAAGTACGAGAAAGTGAACTGCAAGTCCACAGTGCCCTTTTGGGCCGCCCTGCCCCCTTTGGGGATGTCTGCTTGCTGAGGCTACAG GAATTGCAGCGAGAGAACACTTTCTTACGTGCACAATTTGCACAGAAGACAGAAGCCCTGAACAAAGAAAAGATCGAGCTTGAAAAGAAACTCTCTGCTTCAGAAGTTGAAATTCAGCTCATCAGAGAATCACTCAAAGTGGCATTGCAGAAGCActcagaggaagggaagaaacaggaagaaagg GTAAAGGGTCGTGATAAACATAtcaataatttgaaaaagaaatgtcagaagGAATCAGAACAGAACCGGGAGAAGCAGCAGCGTATTGAGACCTTGGAACGCTACCTGGCTGACCTGCCCACCCTGGAAGACCATCGGAAGCAGAGCCAGCAG CTTAAGGATTCTGAGTTGAAGAGTACGGAGCTGCAGGAGAGAGTGACCGAGCTGGAGAGTTTGCTGGAGGAGACCCAGGCAGCCTGCAGAGAGAAGGAGGTTCAACTGGAAAGCCTAAGACAGAAAGGAGCAGAATTCTCCACTAGACATAG CCTGCAAGATAAGCAGAGTGTGGAGGAGGCCAGTGGAGAAGGTCCAGCCCAACAGGGAGAAGGTCCAAAGGTGGAAATGGAGTCCTGGCAGAAAGAATGTGATTCCCTTCGAAAG ATTGTGGAGAAGCAACAGCAGAAAATGGATCAGCTGCGTTTACAAGTACAG ACCCTAGAGCAAGAAGTGGCTCAGGAAGAAGGAACAAGCCAGGCCCTGAAAGAGGAGGCCCAGCGGAGGGAGACAGCGCTGCAGCAGCTACGCACGGCGGTGAAGGAG CTTTCAGTGCAGAACCAGGACCTGATTGAGAAGAATCTGACACTCCAGGAACACCTGCGCCAGGCCCAACCAGGGTCCCCGTCTTCACCAGACACAGCCCAGCTGGCATTTGAGCTGCACCACGAGTTGGCCAGTTGCCTTCAAGATCTGCAGGCTGTCTGTAGCATTGTGACCCAGAGGGCCCAGGGCCATGACCCCaatctctccctgctcctgggcATTCACT CTGCACATCACCCGGGGACTCAGCTGGATTTGCAGAAGCCGGATGTGATCAAGAGGAAACTAGAAGAGGTTCAACAGCTGCGCCGTGACATCGAGGACTTAAGGACCACCATGTCAGACAGATATGCCCAGGATATGGGAGAAAACTGTGTTACACAGTGA
- the CEP85 gene encoding centrosomal protein of 85 kDa isoform X3 has protein sequence MAMQEKYPSERISHATSPGSGVIQKGSSLGTEWQTPVISEAFRSRFSRCSSVADSGDTAIGTSCSDIAEDFCSSSSSPSFQPIKSHITIPTAHVIPSTLGTSPVKPNSIPAGLSSSKLPLSGLAESVGMTRNGDLGAMKRSPGLSRDFTYLCGATGENGIEQSWFPTVGHEREEEVWQPNPDPWHPRERSCELSTCRQQLEMIRLQMEQMQLQNGAICHHPAAFAPSLPTLEPAQWISILNSNEHLLKEKELLIDKQRKHISQLEQKVRESELQVHSALLGRPAPFGDVCLLRLQELQRENTFLRAQFAQKTEALNKEKIELEKKLSASEVEIQLIRESLKVALQKHSEEGKKQEERVKGRDKHINNLKKKCQKESEQNREKQQRIETLERYLADLPTLEDHRKQSQQLKDSELKSTELQERVTELESLLEETQAACREKEVQLESLRQKGAEFSTRHSLQDKQSVEEASGEGPAQQGEGPKVEMESWQKECDSLRKIVEKQQQKMDQLRLQVQTLEQEVAQEEGTSQALKEEAQRRETALQQLRTAVKELSVQNQDLIEKNLTLQEHLRQAQPGSPSSPDTAQLAFELHHELASCLQDLQAVCSIVTQRAQGHDPNLSLLLGIHSAHHPGTQLDLQKPDVIKRKLEEVQQLRRDIEDLRTTMSDRYAQDMGENCVTQ, from the exons ATGGCCATGCAGGAGAAATACCCAAGTGAGAGGATTTCTCATGCCACTTCACCAG GTTCCGGTGTAATTCAAAAGGGTAGTTCCCTGGGAACTGAATGGCAGACCCCAGTTATCTCAGAGGCTTTTCGGAGTCGCTTCAGCCGCTGCTCAAGTGTAGCTGACAGTGGAGACACAGCCATTGGCACATCATGCTCAGACATTGCAGAGG ATTTTTGTAGCTCAAGTAGCAGCCCTTCTTTCCAGCCCATCAAAAGCCACATAACCATTCCAACAGCCCATGTGATACCTTCCACTTTGGGGACCTCTCCTGTCAAGCCAAATTCTATACCTGCTGGACTCTCTTCCTCCAAACTCCCTTTGTCAGGGCTGGCTGAAAGTGTGGGGATGACAAGAAATGGAGACCTTGGTGCAATGAAACGTTCTCCTGGCCTGTCTAGAGATTTCACTTATCTTTGTGGTGCTACTGGAGAAAATGGAATTGAGCAGTCCTGGTTTCCAACAGTGGGccatgaaagagaagaagag GTATGGCAGCCGAACCCTGACCCTTGGCACCCACGTGAGCGATCTTGTGAGCTCAGCACCTGTCGGCAGCAGCTGGAGATGATCCGTTTACAGATGGAACAAATGCAG CTTCAGAATGGAGCCATCTGCCACCATCCTGCTGCTTTTGCTCCATCATTGCCCACATTAGAACCAGCGCAGTGGATCAGCATCTTAAACAGTAATGAACACCTTCTGAAGGAAAAGGAGCTCCTCATTGACAA GCAGAGGAAACATATCTCTCAGCTGGAGCAGAAAGTACGAGAAAGTGAACTGCAAGTCCACAGTGCCCTTTTGGGCCGCCCTGCCCCCTTTGGGGATGTCTGCTTGCTGAGGCTACAG GAATTGCAGCGAGAGAACACTTTCTTACGTGCACAATTTGCACAGAAGACAGAAGCCCTGAACAAAGAAAAGATCGAGCTTGAAAAGAAACTCTCTGCTTCAGAAGTTGAAATTCAGCTCATCAGAGAATCACTCAAAGTGGCATTGCAGAAGCActcagaggaagggaagaaacaggaagaaagg GTAAAGGGTCGTGATAAACATAtcaataatttgaaaaagaaatgtcagaagGAATCAGAACAGAACCGGGAGAAGCAGCAGCGTATTGAGACCTTGGAACGCTACCTGGCTGACCTGCCCACCCTGGAAGACCATCGGAAGCAGAGCCAGCAG CTTAAGGATTCTGAGTTGAAGAGTACGGAGCTGCAGGAGAGAGTGACCGAGCTGGAGAGTTTGCTGGAGGAGACCCAGGCAGCCTGCAGAGAGAAGGAGGTTCAACTGGAAAGCCTAAGACAGAAAGGAGCAGAATTCTCCACTAGACATAG CCTGCAAGATAAGCAGAGTGTGGAGGAGGCCAGTGGAGAAGGTCCAGCCCAACAGGGAGAAGGTCCAAAGGTGGAAATGGAGTCCTGGCAGAAAGAATGTGATTCCCTTCGAAAG ATTGTGGAGAAGCAACAGCAGAAAATGGATCAGCTGCGTTTACAAGTACAG ACCCTAGAGCAAGAAGTGGCTCAGGAAGAAGGAACAAGCCAGGCCCTGAAAGAGGAGGCCCAGCGGAGGGAGACAGCGCTGCAGCAGCTACGCACGGCGGTGAAGGAG CTTTCAGTGCAGAACCAGGACCTGATTGAGAAGAATCTGACACTCCAGGAACACCTGCGCCAGGCCCAACCAGGGTCCCCGTCTTCACCAGACACAGCCCAGCTGGCATTTGAGCTGCACCACGAGTTGGCCAGTTGCCTTCAAGATCTGCAGGCTGTCTGTAGCATTGTGACCCAGAGGGCCCAGGGCCATGACCCCaatctctccctgctcctgggcATTCACT CTGCACATCACCCGGGGACTCAGCTGGATTTGCAGAAGCCGGATGTGATCAAGAGGAAACTAGAAGAGGTTCAACAGCTGCGCCGTGACATCGAGGACTTAAGGACCACCATGTCAGACAGATATGCCCAGGATATGGGAGAAAACTGTGTTACACAGTGA
- the CEP85 gene encoding centrosomal protein of 85 kDa isoform X2, whose amino-acid sequence MAMQEKYPSERISHATSPGSGVIQKGSSLGTEWQTPVISEAFRSRFSRCSSVADSGDTAIGTSCSDIAEDFCSSSSSPSFQPIKSHITIPTAHVIPSTLGTSPVKPNSIPAGLSSSKLPLSGLAESVGMTRNGDLGAMKRSPGLSRDFTYLCGATGENGIEQSWFPTVGHEREEEPLPSQVWQPNPDPWHPRERSCELSTCRQQLEMIRLQMEQMQLQNGAICHHPAAFAPSLPTLEPAQWISILNSNEHLLKEKELLIDKQRKHISQLEQKVRESELQVHSALLGRPAPFGDVCLLRLQELQRENTFLRAQFAQKTEALNKEKIELEKKLSASEVEIQLIRESLKVALQKHSEEGKKQEERVKGRDKHINNLKKKCQKESEQNREKQQRIETLERYLADLPTLEDHRKQSQQLKDSELKSTELQERVTELESLLEETQAACREKEVQLESLRQKGAEFSTRHSLQDKQSVEEASGEGPAQQGEGPKVEMESWQKECDSLRKIVEKQQQKMDQLRLQVQTLEQEVAQEEGTSQALKEEAQRRETALQQLRTAVKELSVQNQDLIEKNLTLQEHLRQAQPGSPSSPDTAQLAFELHHELASCLQDLQAVCSIVTQRAQGHDPNLSLLLGIHSAHHPGTQLDLQKPDVIKRKLEEVQQLRRDIEDLRTTMSDRYAQDMGENCVTQ is encoded by the exons ATGGCCATGCAGGAGAAATACCCAAGTGAGAGGATTTCTCATGCCACTTCACCAG GTTCCGGTGTAATTCAAAAGGGTAGTTCCCTGGGAACTGAATGGCAGACCCCAGTTATCTCAGAGGCTTTTCGGAGTCGCTTCAGCCGCTGCTCAAGTGTAGCTGACAGTGGAGACACAGCCATTGGCACATCATGCTCAGACATTGCAGAGG ATTTTTGTAGCTCAAGTAGCAGCCCTTCTTTCCAGCCCATCAAAAGCCACATAACCATTCCAACAGCCCATGTGATACCTTCCACTTTGGGGACCTCTCCTGTCAAGCCAAATTCTATACCTGCTGGACTCTCTTCCTCCAAACTCCCTTTGTCAGGGCTGGCTGAAAGTGTGGGGATGACAAGAAATGGAGACCTTGGTGCAATGAAACGTTCTCCTGGCCTGTCTAGAGATTTCACTTATCTTTGTGGTGCTACTGGAGAAAATGGAATTGAGCAGTCCTGGTTTCCAACAGTGGGccatgaaagagaagaagag CCTCTACCCTCTCAGGTATGGCAGCCGAACCCTGACCCTTGGCACCCACGTGAGCGATCTTGTGAGCTCAGCACCTGTCGGCAGCAGCTGGAGATGATCCGTTTACAGATGGAACAAATGCAG CTTCAGAATGGAGCCATCTGCCACCATCCTGCTGCTTTTGCTCCATCATTGCCCACATTAGAACCAGCGCAGTGGATCAGCATCTTAAACAGTAATGAACACCTTCTGAAGGAAAAGGAGCTCCTCATTGACAA GCAGAGGAAACATATCTCTCAGCTGGAGCAGAAAGTACGAGAAAGTGAACTGCAAGTCCACAGTGCCCTTTTGGGCCGCCCTGCCCCCTTTGGGGATGTCTGCTTGCTGAGGCTACAG GAATTGCAGCGAGAGAACACTTTCTTACGTGCACAATTTGCACAGAAGACAGAAGCCCTGAACAAAGAAAAGATCGAGCTTGAAAAGAAACTCTCTGCTTCAGAAGTTGAAATTCAGCTCATCAGAGAATCACTCAAAGTGGCATTGCAGAAGCActcagaggaagggaagaaacaggaagaaagg GTAAAGGGTCGTGATAAACATAtcaataatttgaaaaagaaatgtcagaagGAATCAGAACAGAACCGGGAGAAGCAGCAGCGTATTGAGACCTTGGAACGCTACCTGGCTGACCTGCCCACCCTGGAAGACCATCGGAAGCAGAGCCAGCAG CTTAAGGATTCTGAGTTGAAGAGTACGGAGCTGCAGGAGAGAGTGACCGAGCTGGAGAGTTTGCTGGAGGAGACCCAGGCAGCCTGCAGAGAGAAGGAGGTTCAACTGGAAAGCCTAAGACAGAAAGGAGCAGAATTCTCCACTAGACATAG CCTGCAAGATAAGCAGAGTGTGGAGGAGGCCAGTGGAGAAGGTCCAGCCCAACAGGGAGAAGGTCCAAAGGTGGAAATGGAGTCCTGGCAGAAAGAATGTGATTCCCTTCGAAAG ATTGTGGAGAAGCAACAGCAGAAAATGGATCAGCTGCGTTTACAAGTACAG ACCCTAGAGCAAGAAGTGGCTCAGGAAGAAGGAACAAGCCAGGCCCTGAAAGAGGAGGCCCAGCGGAGGGAGACAGCGCTGCAGCAGCTACGCACGGCGGTGAAGGAG CTTTCAGTGCAGAACCAGGACCTGATTGAGAAGAATCTGACACTCCAGGAACACCTGCGCCAGGCCCAACCAGGGTCCCCGTCTTCACCAGACACAGCCCAGCTGGCATTTGAGCTGCACCACGAGTTGGCCAGTTGCCTTCAAGATCTGCAGGCTGTCTGTAGCATTGTGACCCAGAGGGCCCAGGGCCATGACCCCaatctctccctgctcctgggcATTCACT CTGCACATCACCCGGGGACTCAGCTGGATTTGCAGAAGCCGGATGTGATCAAGAGGAAACTAGAAGAGGTTCAACAGCTGCGCCGTGACATCGAGGACTTAAGGACCACCATGTCAGACAGATATGCCCAGGATATGGGAGAAAACTGTGTTACACAGTGA
- the CEP85 gene encoding centrosomal protein of 85 kDa isoform X1, which produces MAMQEKYPSERISHATSPGSGVIQKGSSLGTEWQTPVISEAFRSRFSRCSSVADSGDTAIGTSCSDIAEDFCSSSSSPSFQPIKSHITIPTAHVIPSTLGTSPVKPNSIPAGLSSSKLPLSGLAESVGMTRNGDLGAMKRSPGLSRDFTYLCGATGENGIEQSWFPTVGHEREEEVRKFDIPNMESTLNQSAMMETLYSDPHYQVHFHNPRADTNKELYKVLPETKKAPGSGVVCERNGPHPNSSGVLPLGLQPAPGFSKPLPSQVWQPNPDPWHPRERSCELSTCRQQLEMIRLQMEQMQLQNGAICHHPAAFAPSLPTLEPAQWISILNSNEHLLKEKELLIDKQRKHISQLEQKVRESELQVHSALLGRPAPFGDVCLLRLQELQRENTFLRAQFAQKTEALNKEKIELEKKLSASEVEIQLIRESLKVALQKHSEEGKKQEERVKGRDKHINNLKKKCQKESEQNREKQQRIETLERYLADLPTLEDHRKQSQQLKDSELKSTELQERVTELESLLEETQAACREKEVQLESLRQKGAEFSTRHSLQDKQSVEEASGEGPAQQGEGPKVEMESWQKECDSLRKIVEKQQQKMDQLRLQVQTLEQEVAQEEGTSQALKEEAQRRETALQQLRTAVKELSVQNQDLIEKNLTLQEHLRQAQPGSPSSPDTAQLAFELHHELASCLQDLQAVCSIVTQRAQGHDPNLSLLLGIHSAHHPGTQLDLQKPDVIKRKLEEVQQLRRDIEDLRTTMSDRYAQDMGENCVTQ; this is translated from the exons ATGGCCATGCAGGAGAAATACCCAAGTGAGAGGATTTCTCATGCCACTTCACCAG GTTCCGGTGTAATTCAAAAGGGTAGTTCCCTGGGAACTGAATGGCAGACCCCAGTTATCTCAGAGGCTTTTCGGAGTCGCTTCAGCCGCTGCTCAAGTGTAGCTGACAGTGGAGACACAGCCATTGGCACATCATGCTCAGACATTGCAGAGG ATTTTTGTAGCTCAAGTAGCAGCCCTTCTTTCCAGCCCATCAAAAGCCACATAACCATTCCAACAGCCCATGTGATACCTTCCACTTTGGGGACCTCTCCTGTCAAGCCAAATTCTATACCTGCTGGACTCTCTTCCTCCAAACTCCCTTTGTCAGGGCTGGCTGAAAGTGTGGGGATGACAAGAAATGGAGACCTTGGTGCAATGAAACGTTCTCCTGGCCTGTCTAGAGATTTCACTTATCTTTGTGGTGCTACTGGAGAAAATGGAATTGAGCAGTCCTGGTTTCCAACAGTGGGccatgaaagagaagaagaggtgAGGAAGTTTGATATTCCCAATATGGAGTCTACCCTAAATCAGTCAGCAATGATGGAGACACTTTATTCTGATCCCCACTACCAAGTCCACTTTCACAACCCAAGAGCTGACACGAACAAGGAGTTATACAAAGTGTTGCCTGAGACCAAGAAGGCACCGGGCAGTGGGGTGGTATGTGAGCGGAATGGACCTCACCCTAATAGCAGTGGAGTGCTCCCTTTGGGACTCCAACCTGCTCCTGGCTTCTCCAAGCCTCTACCCTCTCAGGTATGGCAGCCGAACCCTGACCCTTGGCACCCACGTGAGCGATCTTGTGAGCTCAGCACCTGTCGGCAGCAGCTGGAGATGATCCGTTTACAGATGGAACAAATGCAG CTTCAGAATGGAGCCATCTGCCACCATCCTGCTGCTTTTGCTCCATCATTGCCCACATTAGAACCAGCGCAGTGGATCAGCATCTTAAACAGTAATGAACACCTTCTGAAGGAAAAGGAGCTCCTCATTGACAA GCAGAGGAAACATATCTCTCAGCTGGAGCAGAAAGTACGAGAAAGTGAACTGCAAGTCCACAGTGCCCTTTTGGGCCGCCCTGCCCCCTTTGGGGATGTCTGCTTGCTGAGGCTACAG GAATTGCAGCGAGAGAACACTTTCTTACGTGCACAATTTGCACAGAAGACAGAAGCCCTGAACAAAGAAAAGATCGAGCTTGAAAAGAAACTCTCTGCTTCAGAAGTTGAAATTCAGCTCATCAGAGAATCACTCAAAGTGGCATTGCAGAAGCActcagaggaagggaagaaacaggaagaaagg GTAAAGGGTCGTGATAAACATAtcaataatttgaaaaagaaatgtcagaagGAATCAGAACAGAACCGGGAGAAGCAGCAGCGTATTGAGACCTTGGAACGCTACCTGGCTGACCTGCCCACCCTGGAAGACCATCGGAAGCAGAGCCAGCAG CTTAAGGATTCTGAGTTGAAGAGTACGGAGCTGCAGGAGAGAGTGACCGAGCTGGAGAGTTTGCTGGAGGAGACCCAGGCAGCCTGCAGAGAGAAGGAGGTTCAACTGGAAAGCCTAAGACAGAAAGGAGCAGAATTCTCCACTAGACATAG CCTGCAAGATAAGCAGAGTGTGGAGGAGGCCAGTGGAGAAGGTCCAGCCCAACAGGGAGAAGGTCCAAAGGTGGAAATGGAGTCCTGGCAGAAAGAATGTGATTCCCTTCGAAAG ATTGTGGAGAAGCAACAGCAGAAAATGGATCAGCTGCGTTTACAAGTACAG ACCCTAGAGCAAGAAGTGGCTCAGGAAGAAGGAACAAGCCAGGCCCTGAAAGAGGAGGCCCAGCGGAGGGAGACAGCGCTGCAGCAGCTACGCACGGCGGTGAAGGAG CTTTCAGTGCAGAACCAGGACCTGATTGAGAAGAATCTGACACTCCAGGAACACCTGCGCCAGGCCCAACCAGGGTCCCCGTCTTCACCAGACACAGCCCAGCTGGCATTTGAGCTGCACCACGAGTTGGCCAGTTGCCTTCAAGATCTGCAGGCTGTCTGTAGCATTGTGACCCAGAGGGCCCAGGGCCATGACCCCaatctctccctgctcctgggcATTCACT CTGCACATCACCCGGGGACTCAGCTGGATTTGCAGAAGCCGGATGTGATCAAGAGGAAACTAGAAGAGGTTCAACAGCTGCGCCGTGACATCGAGGACTTAAGGACCACCATGTCAGACAGATATGCCCAGGATATGGGAGAAAACTGTGTTACACAGTGA